The region ATgcatgatatatgtatatatatatttagggcTAGGTCATAACTAGgtttatatttttgttatttatgGTATCACAGTTTGGTACTGTCATATATATTTTTGGTATATATGATATATCTATTTtggtctataaatatatatttattttatgttatgtaaattTGATGCtatggcatatttttttttacatatggtATATTTGTTTGGTGtatgacatattttttttatgtatataatatattgtTGACTAGTAATTTCACTAACATCTAAATAAAACAAAGCTTAAAGAATTAAAAGTTGAGACacaggattttacgtggttcaggttgttAATCAATTCTAGTCCACGAGTTACTTGTATTTAGGAGGTGAAGAAATTGCAAATGTCAAACTCTTATAGAGGTTTTCAGGTAGCGTTTTGGCGTGCtctgaaaataaaaaatgaatcAATGATCCTTTACAAAGTATGCCCTATTTATAGATAGTTGATGACAATTAATTCCCTAATGATGGCTAATTACAATTATTCTCCATTAACGAGGACCTAAATATATAAGAAATCATAAATTCTCCCAATTAAGGTGCTGGTGGGCCCTTGCATATCTTAGTAGGCCTAATACGAGGTATACCAGCCCACTACTTTATTAGGCAACACGCTCCTAACAATGTCAGGAGGGCGTCAACACGTTTTCCCATGTCAAGCGGCGTTGAGACATCCTGCTTGTCTCTTGAATGAGATCGACACCATGATCTGGGTATCAGTACATATCAGATGACTGCTTGTGGTCCAGGGTCACTGTTCTTGACACCATTGTATATATGTTTTGATTTATAATTTTTATCTTTCTTGGACATATCTATCTTTGCTCTAAGTATACATATTTTCGtccataatatatttattttgattttataatatatatttatatattattgtacATATAATTGTAGGTACGTTTCTTTCTTCTATAATCTTTTTGTAGTTCTCTGATGGAAAAAATTCTTAACAAgtaaaaaatgtttagaataaAAGTAAATGAAAGAAACAAGTAAAATATGGGTATTATAGTAATTGTGTTATATTACCAGCATTGTTGAGACTATTTTGCTTCATTCTAATTAACAGTGACATTTTGCTACACGTTCTACTGTAAAAGGGCTATTTCCCTTCTTTCATGTATTATTATATTTTctccctttttatttatttttaaataaataactatTTTGTAAATATTACGAGAGTAATTATGTAGTATCCAAAAAATTGTAgggcaatttttttaattaatatattatttgttATATCCAATTTTTTTTGCATGATGAGGTGATAGAAGAATAGTAATATTAATGATTTTGGAACAGACAATTATTtccttaaaagaaaatatgaacAAAACTTATAACACATTTGTTCTCACAAAATTAGGCATGTATGCACTAACAGGCAAGTATAGTGTGTCTGTTTGTTTATATCTAGCCATCACACGCCAATAGGAGGATTCTGGTCGCCTAGTAACATTCTTGTTCCCGTTCATTTATAGTTGCCCGATGAATACTAACAGAGATGTCTGATCGCGACCTGATCGCTAACCGTTGTTAAGTTCATGTCTGTTCATTCAAGACATGCTACTTGTGCTAACAGAATTAGCAGCGGGTGACAGAGTCgccatttatcaaaatacaactgtaattatgtaattataatGTTGTAGTGTATTATTTACAGGTCATGCCCAATAAtttaggcccataatttaaatgtaaccctaaactcctcactataaataagagatgAGATAGAAATAAGAGAGCCAATTCATAATGTTGAGACCCTATTGTTGTATAAAAAGTCCTTATATAATGTAAAAGTGAAGGAGGACGGTAGAACAACCAACAACGTAAGTTCGCCAGATATTAtagttcttcaagcttaaatatcaaTAGAATTGATTAAGTAGATGCATGCCATTTTTTTTAGTCGAACCACTAAAAAATATgatgttatttattttatcatatcGCTATTATTGAATtcatgctcttatgttctcaagttgacaaaaaacagtGTTAATATTATTTATTGATTAGTAATATATATGTTTTGAACTTAGTTGCTATCTTAGTTTTGTCAatttttctcatatatatatatataatgttaaaaatatcttattattttttttgcctCAAAAAATCTTCTTCTTATGTTGTAAGTTGGTTTTCTCTTCTTATCCTTACTATAGGATATTTACTTCatgttttttaaaatttaagttctAATTTTTCAAGAGTGTCCCAAAGTTACAAAAATTTTCATTGATTAATTTTGCATACTATTTTGGATATACAAAACTTATTTAATTggcagtttttttttcttcttccttataattattttcaatgaaTTTTTCATTGccacaattttattttaaatttgataaaattacatTAAATTGAATTATCACTTTTTATGGGAAAAAAACATATTTTGTCATTTTTGGTTTGaatccaaataataaaaataaaattactttgATTTTAAAAGAAATTTACTTCTAATATTAAAGTTCTAAACTTGTAAACAAGGCCATTTTTTCCCATGTTTCTCAAGATTTTCTATCAATTTATCAATTGCTTCATGAAACGAAGGACTTAAATGTTATTAATTGTTATCAAAGGACTAATCTCGTGATTAGTTGAAGGGCATCGTGCTGTAAATATAAATAttcataaataattattaattagtaataaaaataatatacaaataaAGGAAGCCAAGCAGCAGATGCAATTTGGTGCAAGGAAGTTTTtgttgttcttctttcttttttccttGTCTAAGATATAAACACTGCAATGGCGAGCATGCCATCTTCGTCGTCTCCACCATCTCTTTCCTCCGCCTCCAATTCGGAAAACTCTCCCTCTAAACCCACTCCTTACGCTCCTATCTCAGCTGAACTCCAGGTTCTCTCGCTCTATCTCAACGTACTttcatttatattattatttttcatgtaaacatatatgtgtatatatatggtCTATGACACTAGCTTTTATGATTTTGTTTTCCTTCTCATTAGGTTAAGGCAGAAGAAAACAACGCAGACGCAAAAACATCCCAGTTACCCAGCAATTTCCAGTGAGTATTTCTCGGCTTCGAAtgtttttaccatttttattgtTCTGGCATGGGTTATTTGGATATTTTAAGTGCAATCTTCAGTCTATTGATCAATATATCTGTTCGATTGTTTTTACTGGTGCTATTTTAGTGTGCATTTCTTGGTATTTGACTTTGTTCTCTCTCTACCAATTTGTTTCAGTGAAATTTATTCTGCAACTTTCACTTGTTCTTCCAGATTTCATATTTCTTAATAATCTTGCTGTAAAATGGAATAAATACCTATTTCGATAacactcagtatatatatttatgtatacaCACACATCtaaattagtttttctttttatttattttttaattaagaagaagaaagagtttaaTAATTAACACTCTGATTGGATAATACTTTTATTTCAAACTCTTAGTTAACACTTTATAGCTGCCTTTCTTGTACCCTTTTGTGTCAAGAGAGAATGACGGCTTTTTAGAAGAGAAAAACAAATATTACTGATTTCGCGTTGTCATTTGTTGGATGGCACAGTTGACCTGTTTGCTTTATGGTAAAATTTTATACCCGAAACTTTAGTAGGCTCTATGTTGTTATGCTATCCGGCTTTAGATGAGGTCACAACTTTGTTGCCCTGAATTTTGATTGTCCATCTCGAGATAGTCTTGTTTGGTTGAGTAGTTCTGAAACAATGGCTGGATGATATTCGGTTTTCTGCATTTATTTAGTGATGTTTATGTTGCAAACCACAATGAGAAGTTCAAGCAATATGAAGCGGACTACACTTGCCGATTAATGGCAAAATACTTTACTAAGAAGGACCTTTATGGAGGTAGGAGTACTTACATTCCTTATTATATGTTTCCTGCTCAATGCAGCTTAGTCTTCCATGCTATCATATTAGGTTTCACAATGTTTTTATGAATTCGTTAATCTAGTAAATCTCTAATTTGGATTTTGTATGGACAATCTTTTGTTCTTCATATTTCATTTGCACGCTTCAGTTAGAATAGCACCTTTTTTAATGACGTTTTTTATCCAAATAGTATTGTATAGTGCAAAACTATGCAGGTCTGAGTTTTATCACTGATTATATTTATGTTAAAGTGCTCTAGATGTCTTAACCCTTGTATCCAATTTCGTGTTCCTAAAATCCTCAGTTTCATTTACCCTGTTAGTCCATTCTTAATCCTTTTTCACAAGTTTCAGCTCAAATACATATAAGACCCAGTTCCACCATATTTCATATGACCATCATTGTTTGTTTATCTCTTATCCTGCTTTTCACAAATTTCTGTTTATTTTATATGACCCAGGACCGTATCTGGTTAATCTGCTGTGCATTGAATGGTAGTGTATTTTTACTTCACTGTCTAGTTCTGAAAATACTTGATGTTTTGTGGTTCTTGTAGGCAACATATTTGATGAAAATGTTACAATAGATGACGAGCTTATAAAATCAAGCAGGTAAAATACATTAAAGCTTATGTTCTTAAACATAAATTCTCTGTGCGAATAGATATGTTAATCCATGTTTGGCACTGTTTCTGCAGGGCGCCTTGTATTCGCTCATATGCAGACCCAGTTAAGGCTTTTGAAGAAGACCAGAGCAGCAGTGATTCACAGACTACCGCTGAGACACCATCTAATATATCAAATGGGAAGCATCAAATGAAGAAGATCGGTTAAGTACGACTCTTCTCCAATTTTCTATTCC is a window of Humulus lupulus chromosome 4, drHumLupu1.1, whole genome shotgun sequence DNA encoding:
- the LOC133830769 gene encoding uncharacterized protein LOC133830769; translation: MASMPSSSSPPSLSSASNSENSPSKPTPYAPISAELQVKAEENNADAKTSQLPSNFHDVYVANHNEKFKQYEADYTCRLMAKYFTKKDLYGGNIFDENVTIDDELIKSSRAPCIRSYADPVKAFEEDQSSSDSQTTAETPSNISNGKHQMKKIG